aacacacacaattctcctcatttcccctggtCGCTGGTTCTTTCACCAAtgataccgaaggaaggatatacttggcgtagagggagtgcaacgaaggttcaccagactgattcctgggatggggggattgtcctatgaggagagaatgagtagactaggcctagactagagtttagaagaatgagaggtgatctcattgaaacatgcaacattTTTTACAGggcagatgcggggaggatgtttccccgggctggggagtctagaaccagggctcactgtctcagaataaggggtcggccatttaggactgagatgaggagaaatttcttcacttagaaggtggtgaatctttggaattctctaccccacagggctgtggaggctcagtctttgagtatattcaagccagaggtcgatagttttttggatattaagggaaatgagttatggggacagtgcaggaaagtagagttcaggtcgaagatcagccatgatcgtattgaatggcggagcaggctcaagggttgacaccagctgctatttcttatgtccttaagcCTGTGCCCTCTCATTAACTGGGAAtattctcttctatctcccttttcTACTAAAGGCAAGCGGATGCACGTTGAGCTGTCCAAGAGCCGGCTGCGGATACAGCCCGGGATGGGCGAGAAGAACACCTGCTTCCGGTGCGGCAAAGACGGGCACTGGTCCAAGGAGTGCCCGACGGATCGGCAGGAGCTGGGCATCGGCTACTCCGCCGACTACCTCGACCCGTACGCCGTGGCCCCCCGCTACGGGGAGTCGCCCTTCTACGACAGCCGCTATGTCGACTACTATGAGAAGTACCGGGCGGGAGCCTACGGCGCAGTGGGCACCCCCTACCCCGACCGCTGGAGCTCCCCCTACAGCTCGGCCATGCGGGAGCGCCTGCCCAAGGCCCTGGAGGCGTATAGCCAGAGCGCCATCTCCCAGCCCCCCACCTACTACGGCCGTGACCGCAGCCCCCTCCGGCGGGCCGCCGCCGCCACGCCCGTCACCGACTACGCCGCCGCCGCCACCGAGTACGCCGCCGCCACCGCGGCCGCCAACAACTATGCGGCGGCCACTGCCACCGACTACGCGGCTGCCGCCGCCAGCTACGCCCAGGACTACGCCGCTGCCAACTACTCCAGCGCCAACTATGCCACGACCGCCACTACCACCAGCGCCGACTACTCCACCGCCAACTATTCCGCCGCCGACTATGCCCGCGCCTACGGGTACGAGTACACAAGCACCATGACCAACAGTGCCGCGTACACTGCCACAGGTACGACGACCGAAACCTATGTGGAGCAGACGCAGTACTCGGCTTACTAACCCACAGGTGAGTGAGAGTCGTCTGAATCCTTTTTAAAAGATACATGTACCCAACATGTGTGCACCTTTCGCAGTCTCTGCATCGGAGTTACGACCGGGCGGCTCACAGATTCCGTGAATCGGTCTTGCCGTTTTCCTCTCAGTATTTATCGTGTCGACTGCGCCCAAGTGGGTGGTGCGGTGCTTCCCAGCGGGTCCTCGGAATCGCCATTCCCGTCGGTGCGCGCGTGTAtttattttttcatatttttttttttctttttaaaacttGCTTCTTGTCATTTTTTTTTTACGGTGTTGAGAATCGAAGCTCGCGCGGTGTTGGTGCCTGCTTTCTCGTCCTCAGGTCCTCTCCACGCACAAAACTGGCcttttccttccgctgcctgcctgaCCTAGGAAGTGGGAGAGGCGAGGGCGAGCCGTGTGGGGGAGgggctttcccccgccccccctcccgccGCATCTACACTGTTGGATCGTGCTCTTCCCAACGGCCTGGCTTCGGTTTCTTCCCCGGGTAAATTTGCGTCCTGTTTGGTAGGTTGCCGCCTTCCGTCTCGCTGTTTGCGGTTACGTTGACCTGCGCGGCCGGCGTCCATGTCGCGAGTTCCGTCGAGTTTGCTCCACGTGGGCCCCCCGCCCATCTTGAGCCGGTTCGAGCGGGGCAGCAGCAAGATCTCCGACTGCTACCCCCACCATCCAAAAACGTCTGCGCCTTTCCCGAGACGCTGCCGGAAGTGCACCGCGGCTCGATTGGCATCTTGGAAAGAGAAAGACGGGTTCCCGCTGCGATCCAGGGTCTCCGTCCCACGATGGAGGATCTCCGCCCCAAACAAAATCCGTCTTTTCCTGATTTCTGATGCTGACTTGGTCTGCTTTGTATTTGTTTCATTCGCAgctccagtgtgtgtgtgtgtgtctgtgtgtgtgaatgagagatgGCTTTAGTATTTAGTTCCATGCATAGCCTGACGGTGAAGTTTGGGTGTAGTTTTTTTtcctttctctctcacccccccccccccccatccccacagcaTCTCAACCTGCTGTCACTTGCACTCTGCACAACTGAATTCATTGCACCACAGCACCCAACTGCTAATGGACAGGACCCCCACACTCCCAGTCCAGTGTGTGCCGCTACTAACCATCGAGAGAGGGCGATTCCAAGCCAGCAGAAGGGAgtcggggagcggggcggggggggaattgcTCCagtcataagaattagaaacaggagttatacggccattgtgcctgtgctagctctttggaagagctatccaattcatccTACTCCCCTACCCCTAATccttcaacataagaaataggagcaggagtgggccatacggccccttgagcctgctctgccattcaataagatcatggctgatctgatcatggactcagctccacttccccacccgctccccatacccttggTTCACCTGTTATTCACGTATTTATCCAACTctttttttgaaagttattattgaatctgcttccaccaccctttcaggcactgcattccagatcatcataactccctgcgtaaaaggaaaaaaaaaatctcttctctccccctttcccttaaCCTTAGCAATTACCTTAAATTGTCATGACTTTGAGGCCTTTATCTTCATCACATCGTGGCTCTGACCAGCCGGAGGCAGTGAGCTCTGAGAAAGGGGAGTTGGGTGAGTCGAGGTGAGATGGGGAAAGCAGTTGAGCAGAGACCACCCATTGCATGTGTGGATTGTGATGCAGGACCAACAGGGGCATGACCCCTGCCATTGAGCGGGCTGACTAGCATTCCTCCCTCAGAGGGCAAGTCCAGCCTCAGGGCAGCTGCCTGCCGACAGTCACTCCGAGCTGATGGATCGACTGCCGTCTTTGGCCTCGAGCCTCTCAGTCTGTGAAAGCCAGGGTGTCAGCCGGCTGTGGTCGGAACTTGGCCTCGGATCCGAATCTTAAGAtgccattaaatggtcggacactgaagtgtagaggaacaaagggaccttgcctgaaggtagcaggccaggttgatatggtggttaagaaggcataaggaatacttgccttttattagcagaggcatagagtacaagagcaggaagtttctgcttgaactgtataaaacactggttaggtcacagctcgagtactgcgtgcagttctggtcaccgcattacaggaaaaatgtgattgcagtagggagggtatagaggagatttacgaggatgttgcctggactggagaatttgagcaccaaggaaagattggataggctggggtttacattggaatagaggaggctgaggggagacctgattgaggtgtataaaattatgaggggcctggatagagtggataagaaggacctatttcccttagcagaggggtcaacaaccaggggacacagatttaaagtaattgctagggggttttgaggggaaatgtcttcacccagagggtggtgagggtctggaactcacttcccgaaagggtggtagaggcagaaaccctcaccacatttaaacagtacaggttgaacctcccttgtccggcaccattcccgaccGCTCCGAcacgaacaaattgaagtccttcctcgctgccaactctcgcagtcgctggcctgaccccgcgacacCCCCCCCCGCGCGCAATCTCTTTACCGCACTCCCAGccacaagccagccagccccgatatccccttgctcagtaactgccatccaatttaaagtgaccacctctcgtccggaaaaatcccttatccagcacaggccaggtgccggataagagagggtcaacctgtacttggatgtgcacttaaagtgccgtaacctacagggctaaggaccaagagctgggaagaggattaggctggatagctgttggtcggctggcttggacacgatgggccgaaatggcctccttccgtgccgtaactgTCTGTGATTCTCTGTCCATTTGGTGGCTATTTAGGCACGTGACAATATCGTGCCGACTTTTTAAATACTGCCGGCCGCCACACTGTCCTCTATCCTATGGGTTCTCAGTTGCATTTGTTCTGCCTCTTGTGTGTTGGGTTacctgtatgtgtgagtgtgtgcgcgtaccTGTAGAATAAATCAACACCATTTGCATCACTCTGATTACGAGGTCGGCACTCTGTTGTTCCCCTCACATTGTCCTCCTCTTCCTGAAGGCGCTCGTTCCTGTACTCATCGACCTGCACCTTTCCAGTACCTAACTTGCCCATTTTACACACATCAGCCTAGACAAGGAGCTTATGGTACTCTGTTTGACCACAAGCTCATTCTTGTCCCTGCCTACACACACTCCCTCCAGCAAGGTTCACGAAATTGCGTTATAGGAGCTGTGCTTGATTTGTCCTTttctttaccccccccccacccccatccccggcCCAACAGGGCTGAAACCAATTACAGCGCTCCCACCTGCTGCTTGCGACAGCACAGACCCCGGGATTGAACCCTCGAGCCGTGCCCGTTTGTAGGACTGCGTACCGCACCGGGCAGCACATTGGCACACTGAGCCAGCAAGGGGTGGAGGTGCAGGGGCAGCTGTCGTCTTTTAAAAGAAGGTTTGGTCCCCCACTTTCCCTCGCCGGAGTTTATGTGCACTGCTGGAGCTGATGAAACTAAGACAAGCGGTGGAGAGCCGTGTTGGGCGCGCGTAGGCGTATCATAACGCAGAACGAGGCcggtcggtccatcgtgcctgtgctggacaTGCACTGAAATTTTTCTTTTTCCCGTCCCTTTCGTCTCTTCGTGCCGAGCAGTGGAGAGATATGTTGCATGCATGGCTCGAATCGTAAGCATTTCTTCAAGTGTTTTAATTCCCTGTTTAAATGTCGCGTTTACGTGCTTTCGGCGGCCATTCCGATGTATTTCCATGCTCCGTTACCCGGGAgacagtggggggaaggggggtatACTTCTAACCTTTCCCCACTCCCTGATTTTCCCATTGCTCTTCCAGTACCTATCCTAAATTAATCCCTACTCCCTGCCGATCTCAAGGCAAGCCGCCCCAAAAGTGTACGGAAAGCATCCGAGAGTTTCCCGGTCCTTTCTCCCTGCTCGGCGATGCAGCAGGAAGGGACGTGCATCGACGGAGTCAGAGGCCGGGACGTGCGATCTGCATGAGCTGTTCACAAGGCCAGTTGCATCGAGTGCAGAGTGCTTTGTCGGTGGTACCGAGACGAATAATGAGCGTTGAAGCATTTAATGTCTGACTGCAACTAACGATTTTGTGTGcgtgtgtatttttttttttaaaaaccacatTGAAGCTCGCGGAGATTGTAGGTTTGTTGAATGAACTGAAATGCTGTGTCGTCTCCCCTCCTCTTTAACAGTTTTGTGCCTGTTGGAAACTCAGCTCCTGTTCCCACCATCGGAGCCAGTGGAAAGTAGCAACTCTCAGACTAGCTTCAGGTTGCATTTTGTGGTAACTGGCGCAGCAACTGTTTCTCTTGTCCGTTTTGTTTCTGTTGGAACTGTTCCactttactccccccccccccccccccccgcccgttaaACCCCGCCCCGCCTCTCCCGACTCTCACTGGGATGTGGTTCCAATGGCCGCCCGTCCCGAGTCGGGCCCTTTCCTGTTTTTGTTTTTTCCGTTCGGCGAGTGTCGGCAGCGCGGAGCGACGCGGCGCGGGTCAAGTGCGTGATCTCTCGACACACGCGTACGTACGCGCGCGCGGGCACACGCacgcttctccctccctccctcacccgcctcccctcccccaaaccggGTCTCGGGCCTAATACGGCGGAGAGGCGCCGAACGTGGGGGAAATCCCAGAGCGTGCTGGCAACACGGCCGTCAATGTAACTTCCTGCTCTTGTCCACTTCCCAGTCGCCATTTTCACCACCGactgaggcgagagagagaagtaCAGATAGTGTGCGGCAACAGAATGTTACCTGCTCCACCAAAATCAGAAATTAACCTGACTGCCGTGTGATGGCAATCTTAAGGAAGACTCCAGTGGGAGGCTGCCATGTTGTTGGCTGTTGAAGCGCAACTCCACAAAATCTTGCATTTATGTCGTGCCTTTAACGTCACCAATCACAACTTGGCGTGGccgaaagctgggtcaaagaggtaggttttaaggagcgacttaaaggaggagagcgcggcaaagaggtttagggagggaattccagagcttggggcccaggcagctgaaggcacggccgccaatgatggggcGATGGAACTTGGgagtgctcaagaggccagaatttgaggagcgcagagatctcggagggttgtagggctggaggaggaggttacagagatagggaggggcaaggccacggagcgatttgaacacaaggatgctaATTTTACAGTCGAAAAATTGCAGGACCAGCAGTAAGTCAGCGAGCTGGGGGGGTGAgttaatgggacttggtgtgagttaggacacggacagcagagttttggacgagctcaaGTTTAGAGTGAGTAGGAGGCCGGCCAGGTGAGctttgggacagtgggttctggaggtaacaaaggcgtccTTCAGTGCCTTGCTGAGTTGTCTGTGACCCTGGCCCGGGAGCGCGCACACAGCTTTTTCACAGTTGCATTTAATCCTGTCCTCACCAGGCGCGTGTCTCCAGCAGCTGTCGCTGgctaagtgatcaggagcaggaaccctgactgcatTTTCCCACGCCCTAATCTTGGTGACCCCGAGATGGATTGCAACTCCCTTCCCGCTCTCCCAACCGAAAATGGTTTGCCCCTGACCTGTCAACACTAACTGATCCTGGGCGACTTCTCTGCCTGGCTCCTTTGTACCACCAGGTGGTACACACCGAAACCGGGCAGCCGCAGGGActccgaggggtgggggggggaaagaccgTTCAATAATTCTTCTaccttctctctttcccctcctccccgcccccaccccccccaaccaaaCCAGGTCTCACtaccttttttttttatataaacatgTCGGGCACAGTATTAAAAGTGGCAGTGATTGTTGCCTGAAACACTGGCGAGTTGTGTGTGCGGACTCCACCTGTGGCGATCAGCGTGTCTTTGAACAGTTTGTGATGTGCTTCCTTTCACAGGTTTGGTAATACCCGTTGACGAGAACCGCGGTTCCCCCTGGTACACACACAAACTCGGGTCGTACGTTGTGCGGATTACTCTCACCGTCGGGATTTAGCGCGGAGGACACCAGGGAAAATACTATCTATATACCTAAATATTggtgtttctttttttttaaacaaaatactAGCTgcaaaaattgatttttttttttccatttcccaAGATGATCTGTGACCGTTTTGCTTTTTTTTTGAAGTTCAAtatgttgcttttttaaaaaaaaaacgaattaaacatttttttttgtttttgtgttACTGGTAACTGTTCTGTGATGGTTGGGCTCTCTTTGGTGTGGAGTTACCCTCAAATTTCAACATGAACCTGGCCACAATATAGCCACCCTTCCTTGTAGTACCCTGCAATAAACGATGAGTGTTTCACCTGACATCGAGTCTAGTgtacaatggtttttaccgcaagtCTTACTTCGTAGGGGAGCGCGCGGCAGTTTGATTGGACAGAAACAGGGGTCATGACCTTCTGACCCACACGTAATCACTGAGCCCAGCTCGTAACGGTTTAATGTACCAGTCATGTCGACAGTAGTGcatctgttctcctctgctgatTCTCTTCCATGTACATTTTCTTACAATAAATTGAGCTCCACCATCTTGTTAACTTGATGTTTTTCTCTGTTTTGGCTCCTGGGGTGATCGGAAGTTTCCTATTTTCCTTCAGCTACCTACCGGGCGACATCAGGTTGGGGAATGGGCGCAAGTCCTGTgtgcaaacaggaggaggccattcagcctattccaaaacattcaattagatcatggctggtctgtaccgtaattccatttacccgccttggttccacatcccttaatacccttggccaaTAAAAAgctttcaatctcagttttgaaattttcagttgacacCCCCACtggcccagcctcaacagctttttgggggagagagaattccagatttccacgaccctttgtgtgaagtgatTCCTGGCATCATccatgaatggcctagctctaactttATGGTTATGCACCCTTGTTCTGGAGATTttcttcccacctccccccccccccccccccccccctctcctacagcagaggaaatagtttcttcctATTTACCTCATCAAATTGTTTAATCAAATTAAAACACCTCAATTATACCggtcccttaatcttctatactcgagggggcAAGAAGACTGAGGTATAATGAGCAGGTTAAGCTGCATGAGACATAACCTGGGCTCACCCACCCACATCAGAAGAGGTAAACATACTTTACTTCAGCAGATGTGCAGGTGTGGGCTCCAAACCAGACACAATTATATCTCTGAGATATTTGAATACCTGACTAATAAGCGAGCaaccctcctcacaacttccgatgcAGTACCACTTCTGTGGAAAGATGGAACAGATTTGTATCGTGCTTGCACAGGAATGTCATGTTCGTGAGACATAATTTACTCTAAAGCTGCAGCACACCAGAGCTCCTTCGGGACTTTTATCAAGTCTTGCTTTCCCTAGGTCACACAGTCTTTCACTCCATTctctttccctcctccctccccaccccgccctgttttctttggagcagaggaggctgaggggagatttaattgaggtgtataaaattatgaggggcctagatagtggataggaagggccta
The DNA window shown above is from Pristiophorus japonicus isolate sPriJap1 chromosome 19, sPriJap1.hap1, whole genome shotgun sequence and carries:
- the LOC139229793 gene encoding RNA-binding protein 4B-like gives rise to the protein MVKIFVGNLPRLTTAEEIRALFEKYGEVSECDLIKNYGFVHMDNKDAAKEAIENLHHFKLHGVPINVEASKSMTKSSTKLHVGKVSSSCTSQELQAKFEEYGPVLECDIIKDYAFVHMERGEDAMEAIKGLDGTDFKGKRMHVELSKSRLRIQPGMGEKNTCFRCGKDGHWSKECPTDRQELGIGYSADYLDPYAVAPRYGESPFYDSRYVDYYEKYRAGAYGAVGTPYPDRWSSPYSSAMRERLPKALEAYSQSAISQPPTYYGRDRSPLRRAAAATPVTDYAAAATEYAAATAAANNYAAATATDYAAAAASYAQDYAAANYSSANYATTATTTSADYSTANYSAADYARAYGYEYTSTMTNSAAYTATGTTTETYVEQTQYSAY